The following coding sequences are from one Lolium rigidum isolate FL_2022 chromosome 6, APGP_CSIRO_Lrig_0.1, whole genome shotgun sequence window:
- the LOC124666830 gene encoding uncharacterized protein LOC124666830 gives MARRLLARHLSPLLRLGARCPTPHRPSPALAVTRRRALGPASCPPVWAPQGIRFFADDRSHYDLFGKRRPGDEGFRKAWQENVDEEDCLWTASEDEDEEEENDTKMEREMKKVKKQAKENANLIDGDDSDELRSICPESDEDDMNLWSGSEEDDDNDIPTESHPNERSDPYIDKVFEFDEAPKYRTISELLKAEKEPPELSPGKQARKLAVENALKKLKKGPDGRYINVFDVVTDIDILIGAFENIVSGPEYAELREGGPKKLNIQFFKDIQARMRDPNFKFSPELKLKPKSKLVPKKKWQKAQSRKRKNDKR, from the exons ATGGCTCGCCGCCTCCTCGCCCGCCACCTCTcccccctcctccgcctcggTGCCCGCTGCCCCACGCCGCACCGCCCCTCTCCGGCTCTCGCCGTCACGCGCCGCCGAGCCCTCGGCCCGGCGTCATGTCCCCCGGTCTGGGCTCCCCAAG GAATACGATTCTTTGCTGATGATCGTTCACACTACGATCTGTTTGGTAAAAGAAGGCCAGGCGATGAAGGGTTCAGGAAAGCTTGGCAGGAGAATGTTGACGAGGAGGACTGCCTATGGACAGCCAGTGAGgacgaggatgaagaggaagagaaTGATACAAAAATGGAGAGGGAGATGAAGAAAGTGAAGAAGCAAGCCAAGGAAAATGCAAACCTCATAGATGGCGACGACAGTGACGAGTTAAGAAGTATATGCCCTGAGAGCGATGAAGACGATATGAATCTCTGGAGTGGTAGTGAAGAGGACGATGACAACGATATCCCTACCGAGTCACACCCCAATGAACGCAGTGATCCCTATATTGATAAGGTGTTTGAATTTGATGAGGCACCCAAATACCGCACAATCTCCGAGCTGTTAAAAGCTGAGAAGGAACCACCAGAGCTTTCGCCAGGAAAGCAAGCAAGAAAACTCGCTGTAGAAAATGCTCTCAAAAAGTTGAAAAAGGGGCCTGATGGACGCTACATTAACGTCTTTGATGTTGTCACTGATATAGATATCCTGATTGGAGCATTTGAGAACATTGTCTCGGGACCAGAATATGCAGAGCTGCGGGAGGGTGGACCAAAGAAGCTCAATATCCAGTTCTTCAAGGATATACAAGCACGCATGAGAGacccaaatttcaaattttctccGGAGTTAAAGTTAAAGCCTAAGAGTAAGTTAGTGCCTAAGAAAAAATGGCAGAAAGCACAATCAAGGAAGAGAAAAAATGACAAACGTTGA